One genomic segment of Hydra vulgaris chromosome 14, alternate assembly HydraT2T_AEP includes these proteins:
- the LOC101240012 gene encoding uncharacterized protein LOC101240012 isoform X2 produces MSNVVSLKRKIQNRFNDSDTNDNSDNILKRRRWCDSQTNNYLIDLNKAKEYIHLFNTEFTKGFEKLSNRHDTSGLVEKKLEFDKFSNINCAKYLVANFGVPNSRKSSSFNYFMTNSIRYPLPNSPQAGDGVTTKPIRVRYNSLHDIYIKTYNYSNGDEEIIIKKFPEFNEKFSNFVESLMSETNIDEIIIEIPKTFLPEDRLYLENFEFLDLIGLPDQSSQNREHEKSAIRMNRNSIEKEVVDAFFMFPGKRGKCDEEIIKYMWKCGAFSDLSDRRPPKLVVCNKIRSNDWNDDSEFEKMTHAYTDGTILKSVETSLCKMFDYKDEKDYEDDFEPLVIDNKFESIKDMIKRSASACIVETYNQAGYNNEKYNFFVCNLYKIFMDIKAYKESNLHRLSIHYILVLSKELFIKLNSTVNRIRLKETNKSKYFKIKQFFKSDSAKRLIKYIGSEINEEILCFKNSLFDELSIQDFFNANYEEEDKINYRMEWFNLSVEKCQENILLLIEKYVQAIFKDILKDLKNEELDNFMQMRDYLDSKYLKSSFKLTLDKILKQMKNNYKTIKDIDEKLSLFKKKCCHFLESIKNEYNYDAYENENSSQRSSFENSNLQEIQECCKKLSDIEKNVCMFLKSTKDTFESDEEFDATLINPLLHRKTGSHKLPENKDTDGLDVINFTKYCRNKFNLQLLEKLKAQSVKSKITLEYTEPISLENYEIQFNLDRENKKVSASYHKNHLYEQLKLLKDNLYKDETNQTSNALYPIFISSVQRRNDFEPNLLTKDLGRVLKPNSFLIFLFIEGGTNQNRDLFKINIDFYKNQRDKDFKAICNYGKSFTNKDMNPIFLCYLPDKNLGIGRIRKIMMMFAEHLQLLRFYFIDDDIDSFYEYDKRLHGREIKKSPNFTYKSLAFMLKALNFGCSNRDLCNNKDLHSKEVNHKEEAVSKLIRRNWMKSLEKIKDTINVEDTITADLVDELYDIIDNKKYNEESKVKDLINTLMNHLAADGVLILNEIKNTLLKDKSKIIGQVALWNNASFKTWSFLEKLMCDVSKMHTHLVSYQRFQVVLYNLDAIKGIHPVTDDVLFQPAFEKHEVAQLAHISSSANLNDVNVQTSFTYGYKCSDKVHVYYQLFNGVSGYMAYYYSFRNMIGIKSKINSDETSLEASD; encoded by the exons ATGAGTAACGTGgtatctttaaaaagaaaaattcaaaacagGTTTAACGACAGCGACACCAATGACAACAGTGATAACATTTTAAAGCGAAGACGATGGTGTGATAGTCAAACAA acAATTATTTGATCGACCTTAACAAAGCAAAAGagtatattcatttatttaatacagAGTTtacaaaaggttttgaaaagtTGAGCAATCGCCACGACACATCTggtttagttgaaaaaaaattagagtttgaTAAGTTTTCTAACATAAATTGCGCAAAATACTTAGTTGCTAATTTTGGAGTTCCAAACTCTCGCAAATCATCttcatttaactattttatgaCTAACAGCATTCGTTATCCTTTGCCAAATTCACCGCAAGCAGGAGATGGTGTAACAACCAAGCCAATTAGAGTTAGATACAATTCACTTCatgatatttatatcaaaacttataattatagTAATGGAGACgaagaaataatcattaaaaaatttccgGAGTTTAATGAAAAGTTCTCTAATTTTGTAGAAAGCTTAATGAGTGAAACAAACATAGACGAAATAATAATCGAGataccaaaaacatttttaccaGAAGATCGTTTATATTTAGAGAACTTTGAGTTTTTAGACTTAATTGGTTTACCAGATCAAAGCTCTCAGAATAGAGAGCACGAGAAATCAGCAATCAGAATGAATAGAAACTCAATTGAAAAAGAAGTGGTCGACGCTTTTTTTATGTTCCCAGGCAAGCGAGGTAAATGTGAcgaagaaataattaaatacatgTGGAAATGTGGAGCTTTCTCAGATTTATCAGATAGACGACCACCCAAACTAGttgtttgcaataaaatacGCTCTAATGATTGGAACGATGACAGCGAGTTTGAAAAAATGACACATGCTTACACTGACGGTACAATACTCAAATCAGTTGAAACCAGTTTGTGCAAAATGTTTGACTATAAAGACGAAAAAGACTATGAAGATGATTTTGAGCCATTGgtaattgataacaaatttGAAAGCATAAAAGATATGATAAAAAGGTCAGCATCGGCTTGTATTGTTGAAACCTACAATCAGGCAGggtataataatgaaaaatacaatttttttgtttgtaatttatataagatATTTATGGATATTAAAGCTTATAAAGAAAGCAACCTGCATCGCCTAAGCATACATTACATATTGGTGTTGTCTAAAGAgttattcattaaattaaattcaacagTTAATCGAATTAGATTAAAGGAAACAAACAAAAGTAAgtattttaagataaaacaaTTCTTCAAAAGTGACAGTGCAAAAcgtttaataaagtatattggGAGTGAAATTAATGAggaaattttgtgttttaaaaacagtttgtttGACGAGTTATctatacaagatttttttaatgctaattacgaagaagaagacaaaattaATTACAGAATGGAGTGGTTTAACTTATCAGTTGAGAAATGTCAAGAAAATATACTGTTGCTTATTGAGAAATATGTGCAGGCTATATTCAAAGACATTCTCAAAGATTTGAAAAACGAAGAGTTAGACAACTTTATGCAAATGAGGGATTACTTGGATAGTAAATATCTCAAAAGTAGTTTCAAATTgacattagataaaattttaaagcaaatgaaaaacaattacaaGACAATAAAAGATATTGACGAGaagttaagtttatttaaaaaaaaatgctgtcaTTTTTTGGAAAGCATTAAAAACGAATATAATTATGATGCATACGAGAACGAGAATTCAAGTCAGAGGAGTTCCTTTGAAAACAGTAACCTACAAGAGATCCAAGAATGCTGCAAAAAATTAAgcgatattgaaaaaaatgtttgcatgttTCTTAAGTCAACAAAAGACACTTTTGAGTCTGATGAAGAATTTGATGCCACATTAATTAATCCACTTCTTCATAGAAAAACTGGATCGCACAAATTGCCGGAAAATAAAGATACAGATGGTTTGGACGtgataaattttacaaaatactgtCGAAACAAATTTAATCTTCAGCTATTAGAAAAGCTCAAAGCTCAATcagttaaaagcaaaattacATTGGAATACACAGAGCCAATCAGCTTAGAAAACTACGAGATTCAGTTTAACTTAGATAGAGAAAACAAAAAGGTTTCAGCGAGttatcataaaaatcatttgtaTGAACaactaaagttattaaaagataatttatataaagacGAGACAAATCAGACAAGCAATGCGCTATATCCAATATTTATCAGTTCGGTTCAACGTAGGAACGATTTTGAACCAAATTTGCTAACTAAAGATCTGGGAAGAGTTTTAAAACCaaatagttttttgatttttttatttattgaggGTGGCACTAACCAAAAtagagatttatttaaaataaatattgatttctATAAAAACCAAAGagataaagattttaaagcGATTTGTAATTACggaaaaagttttacaaataaagatatGAATCCAATATTTTTATGCTATTTACCAGATAAAAACTTAGGGATAGGtagaataagaaaaattatgatGATGTTTGCAGaacatttacaattattaagattttattttattgacgACGACATCGATTCGTTTTACGAATACGACAAAAGGCTACACGGAagagaaattaaaaagagtCCTAATTTTACTTATAAGTCACTTGCATTTATGCTTAAGGCACTTAATTTTGGCTGCTCTAATCGTGACCTTTGCAACAATAAAGATCTGCATTCAAAGGAAGTGAATCACAAAGAAGAAGCTGTAAGTAAGTTAATCAGAAGAAACTGGATGAAGagtttagagaaaataaaagatACCATAAATGTAGAAGATACAATCACTGCTGACTTAGTTGATGAGCTTTATGatataattgataataaaaaatacaacgaAGAATCTAAAGTTAAAGATCTTATTAATACTCTAATGAATCATTTGGCTGCAGATGGTGTTCTTatcttaaatgaaattaaaaatacactattaaaagataaatcaaaaattataggGCAGGTGGCATTATGGAATAATGCATCTTTTAAAACATGGAGCTTTTTAGAGAAACTAATGTGTGATGTATCCAAGATGCACACTCATTTAGTGTCATACCAGCGTTTTCAAGTTGTTTTATACAATTTGGACGCCATAAAAGGAATACATCCAGTAACTGATGATGTTCTATTTCAGCCGGCATTTGAAAAGCATGAAGTAGCTCAACTTGCTCATATTTCAAGTAGCGCTAATCTAAATGATGTTAATGTACAAACTTCATTTACTTATGGTTACAAATGCTCGGATAAGGTTCATGTGTATTATCAGTTATTCAATGGTGTCTCTGGTTACATGGCTTACTATTATTCATTTAGAAACATGATCggaataaaatctaaaataaactCGGATGAGACATCTTTAGAAGCTTCAGACTAA
- the LOC101240012 gene encoding uncharacterized protein LOC101240012 isoform X1 → MSNVVSLKRKIQNRFNDSDTNDNSDNILKRRRWCDSQTSIFNSLNDEENNDNYLIDLNKAKEYIHLFNTEFTKGFEKLSNRHDTSGLVEKKLEFDKFSNINCAKYLVANFGVPNSRKSSSFNYFMTNSIRYPLPNSPQAGDGVTTKPIRVRYNSLHDIYIKTYNYSNGDEEIIIKKFPEFNEKFSNFVESLMSETNIDEIIIEIPKTFLPEDRLYLENFEFLDLIGLPDQSSQNREHEKSAIRMNRNSIEKEVVDAFFMFPGKRGKCDEEIIKYMWKCGAFSDLSDRRPPKLVVCNKIRSNDWNDDSEFEKMTHAYTDGTILKSVETSLCKMFDYKDEKDYEDDFEPLVIDNKFESIKDMIKRSASACIVETYNQAGYNNEKYNFFVCNLYKIFMDIKAYKESNLHRLSIHYILVLSKELFIKLNSTVNRIRLKETNKSKYFKIKQFFKSDSAKRLIKYIGSEINEEILCFKNSLFDELSIQDFFNANYEEEDKINYRMEWFNLSVEKCQENILLLIEKYVQAIFKDILKDLKNEELDNFMQMRDYLDSKYLKSSFKLTLDKILKQMKNNYKTIKDIDEKLSLFKKKCCHFLESIKNEYNYDAYENENSSQRSSFENSNLQEIQECCKKLSDIEKNVCMFLKSTKDTFESDEEFDATLINPLLHRKTGSHKLPENKDTDGLDVINFTKYCRNKFNLQLLEKLKAQSVKSKITLEYTEPISLENYEIQFNLDRENKKVSASYHKNHLYEQLKLLKDNLYKDETNQTSNALYPIFISSVQRRNDFEPNLLTKDLGRVLKPNSFLIFLFIEGGTNQNRDLFKINIDFYKNQRDKDFKAICNYGKSFTNKDMNPIFLCYLPDKNLGIGRIRKIMMMFAEHLQLLRFYFIDDDIDSFYEYDKRLHGREIKKSPNFTYKSLAFMLKALNFGCSNRDLCNNKDLHSKEVNHKEEAVSKLIRRNWMKSLEKIKDTINVEDTITADLVDELYDIIDNKKYNEESKVKDLINTLMNHLAADGVLILNEIKNTLLKDKSKIIGQVALWNNASFKTWSFLEKLMCDVSKMHTHLVSYQRFQVVLYNLDAIKGIHPVTDDVLFQPAFEKHEVAQLAHISSSANLNDVNVQTSFTYGYKCSDKVHVYYQLFNGVSGYMAYYYSFRNMIGIKSKINSDETSLEASD, encoded by the exons ATGAGTAACGTGgtatctttaaaaagaaaaattcaaaacagGTTTAACGACAGCGACACCAATGACAACAGTGATAACATTTTAAAGCGAAGACGATGGTGTGATAGTCAAACAAGtatatttaattctttaaatgacGAAGAAAACAATg acAATTATTTGATCGACCTTAACAAAGCAAAAGagtatattcatttatttaatacagAGTTtacaaaaggttttgaaaagtTGAGCAATCGCCACGACACATCTggtttagttgaaaaaaaattagagtttgaTAAGTTTTCTAACATAAATTGCGCAAAATACTTAGTTGCTAATTTTGGAGTTCCAAACTCTCGCAAATCATCttcatttaactattttatgaCTAACAGCATTCGTTATCCTTTGCCAAATTCACCGCAAGCAGGAGATGGTGTAACAACCAAGCCAATTAGAGTTAGATACAATTCACTTCatgatatttatatcaaaacttataattatagTAATGGAGACgaagaaataatcattaaaaaatttccgGAGTTTAATGAAAAGTTCTCTAATTTTGTAGAAAGCTTAATGAGTGAAACAAACATAGACGAAATAATAATCGAGataccaaaaacatttttaccaGAAGATCGTTTATATTTAGAGAACTTTGAGTTTTTAGACTTAATTGGTTTACCAGATCAAAGCTCTCAGAATAGAGAGCACGAGAAATCAGCAATCAGAATGAATAGAAACTCAATTGAAAAAGAAGTGGTCGACGCTTTTTTTATGTTCCCAGGCAAGCGAGGTAAATGTGAcgaagaaataattaaatacatgTGGAAATGTGGAGCTTTCTCAGATTTATCAGATAGACGACCACCCAAACTAGttgtttgcaataaaatacGCTCTAATGATTGGAACGATGACAGCGAGTTTGAAAAAATGACACATGCTTACACTGACGGTACAATACTCAAATCAGTTGAAACCAGTTTGTGCAAAATGTTTGACTATAAAGACGAAAAAGACTATGAAGATGATTTTGAGCCATTGgtaattgataacaaatttGAAAGCATAAAAGATATGATAAAAAGGTCAGCATCGGCTTGTATTGTTGAAACCTACAATCAGGCAGggtataataatgaaaaatacaatttttttgtttgtaatttatataagatATTTATGGATATTAAAGCTTATAAAGAAAGCAACCTGCATCGCCTAAGCATACATTACATATTGGTGTTGTCTAAAGAgttattcattaaattaaattcaacagTTAATCGAATTAGATTAAAGGAAACAAACAAAAGTAAgtattttaagataaaacaaTTCTTCAAAAGTGACAGTGCAAAAcgtttaataaagtatattggGAGTGAAATTAATGAggaaattttgtgttttaaaaacagtttgtttGACGAGTTATctatacaagatttttttaatgctaattacgaagaagaagacaaaattaATTACAGAATGGAGTGGTTTAACTTATCAGTTGAGAAATGTCAAGAAAATATACTGTTGCTTATTGAGAAATATGTGCAGGCTATATTCAAAGACATTCTCAAAGATTTGAAAAACGAAGAGTTAGACAACTTTATGCAAATGAGGGATTACTTGGATAGTAAATATCTCAAAAGTAGTTTCAAATTgacattagataaaattttaaagcaaatgaaaaacaattacaaGACAATAAAAGATATTGACGAGaagttaagtttatttaaaaaaaaatgctgtcaTTTTTTGGAAAGCATTAAAAACGAATATAATTATGATGCATACGAGAACGAGAATTCAAGTCAGAGGAGTTCCTTTGAAAACAGTAACCTACAAGAGATCCAAGAATGCTGCAAAAAATTAAgcgatattgaaaaaaatgtttgcatgttTCTTAAGTCAACAAAAGACACTTTTGAGTCTGATGAAGAATTTGATGCCACATTAATTAATCCACTTCTTCATAGAAAAACTGGATCGCACAAATTGCCGGAAAATAAAGATACAGATGGTTTGGACGtgataaattttacaaaatactgtCGAAACAAATTTAATCTTCAGCTATTAGAAAAGCTCAAAGCTCAATcagttaaaagcaaaattacATTGGAATACACAGAGCCAATCAGCTTAGAAAACTACGAGATTCAGTTTAACTTAGATAGAGAAAACAAAAAGGTTTCAGCGAGttatcataaaaatcatttgtaTGAACaactaaagttattaaaagataatttatataaagacGAGACAAATCAGACAAGCAATGCGCTATATCCAATATTTATCAGTTCGGTTCAACGTAGGAACGATTTTGAACCAAATTTGCTAACTAAAGATCTGGGAAGAGTTTTAAAACCaaatagttttttgatttttttatttattgaggGTGGCACTAACCAAAAtagagatttatttaaaataaatattgatttctATAAAAACCAAAGagataaagattttaaagcGATTTGTAATTACggaaaaagttttacaaataaagatatGAATCCAATATTTTTATGCTATTTACCAGATAAAAACTTAGGGATAGGtagaataagaaaaattatgatGATGTTTGCAGaacatttacaattattaagattttattttattgacgACGACATCGATTCGTTTTACGAATACGACAAAAGGCTACACGGAagagaaattaaaaagagtCCTAATTTTACTTATAAGTCACTTGCATTTATGCTTAAGGCACTTAATTTTGGCTGCTCTAATCGTGACCTTTGCAACAATAAAGATCTGCATTCAAAGGAAGTGAATCACAAAGAAGAAGCTGTAAGTAAGTTAATCAGAAGAAACTGGATGAAGagtttagagaaaataaaagatACCATAAATGTAGAAGATACAATCACTGCTGACTTAGTTGATGAGCTTTATGatataattgataataaaaaatacaacgaAGAATCTAAAGTTAAAGATCTTATTAATACTCTAATGAATCATTTGGCTGCAGATGGTGTTCTTatcttaaatgaaattaaaaatacactattaaaagataaatcaaaaattataggGCAGGTGGCATTATGGAATAATGCATCTTTTAAAACATGGAGCTTTTTAGAGAAACTAATGTGTGATGTATCCAAGATGCACACTCATTTAGTGTCATACCAGCGTTTTCAAGTTGTTTTATACAATTTGGACGCCATAAAAGGAATACATCCAGTAACTGATGATGTTCTATTTCAGCCGGCATTTGAAAAGCATGAAGTAGCTCAACTTGCTCATATTTCAAGTAGCGCTAATCTAAATGATGTTAATGTACAAACTTCATTTACTTATGGTTACAAATGCTCGGATAAGGTTCATGTGTATTATCAGTTATTCAATGGTGTCTCTGGTTACATGGCTTACTATTATTCATTTAGAAACATGATCggaataaaatctaaaataaactCGGATGAGACATCTTTAGAAGCTTCAGACTAA
- the LOC136090869 gene encoding protein GVQW3-like — MEKFESRACIKTRALLEVTAQAITDDLVLVHGDQVRKYSTVAKWATLFKDGRESLEDNPRSGHPQTTYTAKNIERVRTIIEENPHTTHDIIKARTSINRFTINEIIHNRHSKFQISP; from the coding sequence ATGGAAAAATTTGAATCTCGAGCATGTATTAAAACCCGTGCTCTACTTGAAGTTACAGCACAAGCCATAACTGATGATTTGGTTTTGGTTCATGGTGACCAAGTCCGAAAATATAGTACAGTTGCCAAGTGggctactttatttaaagatggtaGAGAGAGTCTCGAAGATAATCCTCGCTCAGGACACCCTCAAACCACGTATACAGCTAAGAATATTGAACGTGTGCGGACTATAATTGAAGAAAATCCGCATACAACACACGATATAATTAAAGCCCGGACATCGATTAATCGTTTTACAATCAACGAAATTATTCACAACAGGCActcaaaatttcaaatttctccATGA